Within Cercospora beticola chromosome 6, complete sequence, the genomic segment CGTACATAGGGTACATCGCATATCTCCCGACATTCCCGGGAGCTGTTCGAGCCACTTCGTCACTCTGAGCTTACACTGAACAGTGATTTGATTTCTCAAAGGCCCCAACAGGGCAATGAAGTGACAGGTGGCCGGAGTTGCGGCCGTGTGAGTGATGATCAGAGCCTTGTGGTTACCGCTCGCCCAGTGCTGACATTATTGGGACTTTTGCTCATCAATGTCGCCATCGTAAGAAATGTGGCATCGAGGGAAGAATCGACAGGTGGCTGCTGGTGGAACACTGGCATGTCGTGGTAAATTGCTCGGAGTGGATTCCGCTTGTCATCCCATGCATAGGATCTGGGCCTCACGGCGATGAGGATGCAGCGAAACTAGAGTGTGTTGGAGCACAAATCTCAGATTCCTTCCTGCCATTGCGTTCGCAGTCAGTGGCCTAGAACTTTACATAGAGTCCCGCCGATGTTCGGACGTGATGAGTCTGCAGAGCAGAGGATATATGAAGAATTTTCCTGGAGCGAGCGACCATTTTATTGGTAAGATAGGTGTTTTGGCCTGGAACAAGAGTGTTTTGAGTAGCGATTTTGATCATACCATCGTGTCGGTCAAACACAATGATGGAATCTAGGCTCTCGGTTTTGGCGGAAGAAGAGTTTGCGCTGTGCATCATTGTCTGCAGGACGGCAGAGTATAGGGGGATCTACCGGACCGACAGTATTTCAGCAGTACGTCtgggatgatgatggagctcatctcatcatccacCGGAGTGCTGATCGCACGGTAAAGTGCGGATGAGTAGCGCCACTCGACATGAGTTCTCAGTCGTCGCAGCAGTATTGGTGCTTGGCAGGGCAATCTTTGATTGTGGCGTGCGGGTATCCCTGAGTGCGCCATCTCTGCCGTCGCTGTCAATGGTGAAGGATGCACGGGATGGAGTGAGACTCGGTCGAAGTGTTCTGCCACTCCACAACAATCGTTACAGGAACGTGGCAGCTGGGCTGAAGACTAGCAACGAATGCAGGCTAGACAGTGATCAAACCCACGACAGCCAAGATGCTCGAGGTGTGCAATGTTGGGGTCAAGCTTGGAGCGATGTGTTTTCGTGATGATGCGTCCGCTCGAGCACGGTCGCACTCTGTGTGCCTGCCCAGAGCGGACGGCCGCTCTGTCCACACGTGGTTTCACGCCTGCCCGTCGCCGCGCATTGCACCTTCCGCGCATCGTCACCATGTCGTCCACAATATAACCACAAACCGGCTCGTGCAGTCATCATCAACATGGAGCTGCAACGCTGCACGAGCGTCGGCAGATAGCCGCGTGCCGAGAGATGCCAATGCCATGGACACATGCCTGCCACGCCGCAGCAGAGGCACGAACGACGGCGAACCACGGCGCTGGGCGGCGTGCGTGGTGACGGCGGCCATTCAGCGCCCATCCCATGCATCAGCAGACGCGTCGACGATGCAGTGAAACGGGCGTGTCCCGGGCGGTGGGAGCGCTCACGCTCGTCTCACGGAGCCCGATTGATGAGGAGCGACGGTGTGGCCCACGGACAAAATGCGGCCTTGTGGACTGATCAGCGGCAATACCAAGGGGGGCCCATGCACGCGCTGTTCGTCGTTTCCTCCCGCGACATGCACCGAGCTTTCGCTGCAGGCGTGGATCGAGCTAGTCGTCCGGGCGAGAGCAAGCGTGCCTCTCGGCCATCGCTTGCCTCTGCCTGTGCTTGTGCTGCTGGCGCGCGGCGTAGGTTTGCGCAGCATCTTCACCGGGCTAGCTTGTCCGTCCGGACGCAGCGCGCGCAGTGGAGATCGCTGGACGTGTCGAACGTGGCAGCCATGCTTCGCTCCAGGTCATattgctgcgctgctctgATCAAAGAGCAGCATTGCGGCACAGCGGCCTTTTTCTCAGTCTGCACTTTGACCCGAGTCCACTCTCTCGCGTGCCAGACAGGGTTGTCGCCTGGTGTCTGAGGGCTACTGCCACTCTAATTTAGAGCATGACACTACGCGAACCACTTTCATACGGAAGAACAGACCCCTTGGGCGCGGAGCTCTTATGTCTTCATCGCCGCATCAGGTCGCCTGGCGCGCGCAGCACGCAAACTTTGATGCGGCGGAACAACAGCGGTCCAAAAGGGAATACTACTCGAAGAAGACTGTTCAGAACCTAATTGCCACTGGCCTGGTCGCCCCAAACTCGATACCGGCCCCggccagcaagaagcgaaCAACTGCCGGCCTGGTCGGCACCAGCGTCAATGAGATAGGTACGAAACATCCCCAGTGATCTGTCTTgcgccatcaccaccgcgACTCTCAATGTGGCAGCATTGAAGGCTGACTGTAGCTTGTTGTCTTAGCACCACCCCGGCGAAGCAAAGTCTACCAGGTGCTTCCCTCTCGCTGGCTAAATTTGGACCAACAGTCAATCCGCTCGTTCAAGAAGCACACCTCAtcaagctccagcagcagcaccatcgcCGGTGCTCCACCGGCTTCTACGTCGAGGCAGTCGCTGCGCGTGGAAAACAGCGACCGCAGCCTGCGTGCTAACACTCCAGTGCCTCGTCCCACCGAGATGTTGGGCACCAAGGGTACGAATCGACGCGAAAGAACCTTTGTGGGCACGGTCTGCGCCGCCTGCGAGGAGCCTCTGGAGCATATTCTTCGCGGGGAGCGCATCCTGCAACTTTCATGTGGCCATGTCGCCCACGAGGCTTGCTTCCACGAGTTCATCAAGGAGTTCGAGATTCAGAACTGCCCTTCATGTGACCAGCCATTGGGATACGACAACAACCGAAGCGCCAACGTCGACTTCGATAACTTGAACAAACTCGTGCAAACCACTCAACAACCCGAACCGAGAGAGCATGCCCAAGATGCCGCATCAAAACCGTTACCTGTGCCGAGAGAACTCGATCTGTACCAACAACGGCCCGAGACGGCAACAACGGCACCTCACAGCGCTCCACGATCGAGATCTTCGCGAGAAGACCTTATCTCGAGCCCATCTCAATCAGCAAATGCTCGCTTTGATCAACATGCGGCCGCACAACAACCTCGAGCCAGACGCGCGAGTGGCGAGACTGGTGCTGCATCTAGCGGCTACGCAGAAAGCCAGCCACTTAGTTGGAGGCGGCACGAATATGATGTCCAGTCCATGGAAGCGTCTGTTGCCAGCCCTCGACACGTTAGCAGCAGTCCCACGCCGCCGCCACTTGTCACCGTGCGAAGTGAATTCCCGACGCTCACCAAATCTCGCCACCAGCAGAGTCTGACATGCTTGGTCACGGTGGAGGTTACCGATGGCCAATGGCACACACGCACGCGCGAGAGTCAGCTCCCGGACCGCGCATTGTCGACACGAGAGGGAAGCATCAAACCAGCCCCTCGATTACGGCCTATCTCGGACCAGAGCAGAGCCGTAGATAGCGTGCTCGAAGACAGCGCTTTATTGAAGGCTCGAGAAGACCTTTTCCGACGCGTCGATAACTGGCATGGCTTGGATTTTGGCAAGTTTGGCAAATTACTACTGCACGACATCATACAAGTGGGCAAAGACCGGCAGACCTGGCAGGAACTCGaatgcttcctcttcgctgaAATGTTGATTTgtgtgaaggagaagaagatcgttgCGCATGAGAGTCAGTCGTGGGACGACTCAGAACGAGGGCCCGTGAAATCGTGCTGTACCTTGAAAGGATCAATCTTGGTGAAGAAGCACTTGAGCCACGTCGAAACATCGTTCGAGCGCGATGTGCTCACACTACAGCTTACAGTCGCCGAACTTCCGGTATTCCATCTGCGCTTCCGCAATTCTAATTTGTTGGACACATGGCGGAGATCTCTGGACGACATCATCCATCCTGTGCCGGCCCCTTCGACGCATCACGAATTCGATCCGGCATCgtcagaagaggacgagtaTCATCCCAAACGATTGCAGAGGGTGTCGTCGATTCAATCATCTCACGGTGGTCGCTCACAGGGCACAGCGCCCAccgaatatagtaactcACGCAGCGATGGCCGAGGACTTCCTCTGGAGAGAACCTCATTACATGTACCCATCGATCTTGTTCTTGTGGTGCCAGTCACACCATCCATGCAGGGATTGAAGGTGAACCTACTCCGCGACGCGCTTAGATTTCTGGTGTCGAGTCTGGGCGAGCAGGATCGCATAGGCCTGGTTACATTTGGATCCAGCAGTGGCGCCGCTCCCCTTGTCGGCATGACCACAAGGAGTTGGAACGGATGGGCAAAGGTCATAGACTCCATTCGACCTGTTGGAGTCAAGAATATCCGCGCGGATGTGGTCGATGGCGCTAATATTGCCGTGGATCTACTTATGCAACGCAGGACTCGCAATCAGCTCTCCCATGTTCTAGTCATTAGCGACTCCTCAACTTCGGACCACGACAGTGTGGACTTCGTCGTCTCCCGAGCAGAAGCCGCCAAGATCTCGATCCATTCGTTCGGCCTTGGTCTGACGCACAAACCAGACACCATGGTCGCCATGTCTACCAAGACCAAAGCAAGCTACACATATGTCAAGGACTGGATGATGCTACGGGAGTGCTTGGCGGGCTGCTTGGGCTCCCTTCAGAGCACATCTCACCAGAATGTGAAGGTCAGACTGCGCCTTCCTGAAGGTTCTCCGGCCAAATTTGTCAAGATCAGCGGCGCTCTCCAGATCACGAAGCGCGCCACAGGTCGAGATGCGGAAGCCTCGCTTGGTGATCTGCGCGTTGGAGACAAGCGCGACATCTTGGTACAGCTTGCTATACAGCCTGACACGTCTACTCCCGACTCTATACCTACAGATCCCTGGGAGAACATGATCTCAGGGCTCGAGGCGCTAGGCCCAATGGAAAGCGAAGAGTCTCGGCCAATGTCCGTGGAAGAGCTTCCACTCCTGCAAGCCGACCTCACCTGGAATGATATCCTTCGTGACGGCATCATGTCGCAGTCTCCGCGACCATCGCTGCTTGCGATCACCATGCTGCCGACCTCGTCTAGAAAGAGCTCTCTCAAGCCTTCGACGCCTCCTATTCCTCCCCATCCTCTTGTGGTGCAACGGCGCATGGAGCTACTCACATCTGACATGCTCTCACGTGCCCTTGGCCTTGTGGCTCGAGGTCAGAATGATCGCGCACATCATCTGCTTGCAGAGACGCGATCAATCCTCAAAGGCCTTGGCAAAGGCGGTCTTCCCCCACTGCCAACGCCTCCCCCTACTGGCGCTCTGCCTGCGACACCACGACAAATCGATTCTGCAAGAAGCTCCCCTCGCGAATCGGGCGTTTCATTGACACCTTCTGGGCGACGCTCGCCCTCACCTCTGATGAGAGATTCGCAAAGCCCCATCAGTTCTGGGGGAAGCATTGACCGAGCAACCATGACTGCATTGGACTCGGAACTCGAATCAAGCCTGGAGTGGATCTGTCATCCCACTGTATTTGGGCGTGACACTCGCAAATCCGTCCTTCAAGCCATTGGAGTCATCAGCTCCCAGCGTGGCTACACTTTCCGGACCCCATCGGAAAACCTCTGGGCACAACGAGTACCAGGAATACGACAACTCGCGGATCGCAGTCGCGATTGGCGCGAGgctggcgaggacgaagccCTCGTGGAAGTTTCAGAGCCGAACACTTCTACCGGTTCCTTTCAACACTATCGCTAAAGATACCCCCTTCACAGTTACTGCCCCAAGGGCGGGACATGATGACTTTACGACCCAAACGTGATACACATATATCCTTCTTACATGTGAGCATGGAATTCTGCCACTTTTATCATTGAAGCTCGCCTATTAAGGCTCTCGAGCTGTGGATATTTGGATCTTTTCTCTTATGTATAGCTGGGCGAAAAGAAGGAGAGGGCCAATTGGGATGTACAGCACCGCATTAGTTTTGGCCAGGATTTTTGTGTGACGATATTGTGAGCTGAGAAGATAAGATATGGTTGTGCTTTTAGAACGTGATACCATATTGTGTTGAATCTGAATGTCGATATTGTTCTGTCATTGtactacttttcttctcatCGCCTAATTGTTCCTTGTAAGACGGTCTGAGCAACACGTGAAAGCTGCGCCAAGCTCTCGCAGATTTCTGCCATTAAAGACGAACTACTCAAGTACGAGTGATTGAACACGGAAGATTAAAATTACAGTCTCTTTCATTCGAGACGAGCTCGTGACTATGCAACGTCTATGCTATGCTGCTGGGCTGCGATCATGCGCGAAGACTGGCACTGTACTCTTCCACGCTTTGTGCATGTGTCGACCATTTCACTCCTCGTCGCTTTCAGCGTATGAACGGAATCTTCGTCCCAGTCTTCTTCCTGTACTCAATGTACTTGtcgccgaagaagttgaCTAAAAACTTCTCCTCGCCTGCCAGATTGTTAGTTGTAACGGTACCTGTTTGCTACGATGAACACTTACCCTGAATACGTCTGTAGAAGAATTGCCACAAAACGATGATGTATCCCACCAAACAGATCTTATTGCCGACCAGGAATTGCGTTCCGATGGCCCAccagaagaagccaaagtAGCTGGGATGTCTGAAGATGGAGTACAAGCCGTGAGTTACAAGCTTGTGGTGCTCTTTGTGCTCCCTTGCGATTACATGGTTGAAGCTTGGTCCGGCCTGCGCCATTGCAAGGCTTCTAACGAGCTGGCCGACAACGATTAAAGCAATGCCCAGGGCGATGGTGAGAGGGTTGACGAATGTCTGGCCATATTGGGGAAAGAAGCGACTGACGATCAACTCCAATGTTGCACATCCATGAGCGGCTTGGTAAGCTCTGCCATTGTTGAACAGCAGGAAACTCTCCGCTCGCAGTGCCGGAGTGTTGTATCGAGCAGTGGTGAAGTACTCCAAGAAATGGAAGAGCGCGAGACTCGTTGCGAAGGCTGGAAGGCGCCACCACGCGGATCCCAGGACAACTGCTGTGATCGTCCCTGATATGCCAGCAGCAAAGACAGTTCCCAGGAAGAAAGCTTGAACCCCTATGTAGGAGAGGTCGCGAGTGCCTCCTGGAAAGAGAGTGTCGTCCATGGGCAAAGGCGCTGTATCGACCGCTTCGTCCTCCCAGTCCGTGTCCGGGATGTCATCTTCTACGGGCTTCGAGTCGCCGACATTGCTGTGTGAGGTAGATGGCAATGATGCTGGATCTGCCGAAGTTGCGGTTGAAGGAGCCGAAATGTGACCGTTGGCGCTGCTGGCAGCCGCGGAGTTGGATGCCGAAAGGCGGGCCATGGTGGGCTTCTTATTATTACTTGTCGGGCAAGTGGTGCTTGGGTCGGTGGAAGTGAATCGTACGCATGCTGGAAGTCGCAGATAAGAAGAGTCATACAGCAGCGTCTTTCATGCGCTGGCTCGTTTCGTCTGTATCCGGTCATCTGCTTTCTTGACGTGCACAATCCTAAGAGCAAGGCAAACTTGACAGGGAACTTCGGCTTTTGGCGCGCCGTTAAGCGAGCGTTGCTCGTGCCTTCTTTGTTCACCTTTTTTGACTTCCATTTCAAGATCTTCACTTATGCGCATGTGAGTGTCAGACGTGCTACAAGTCGCGATATTCAGCGCAATGTACGAGGTCGTGGTCGATAGAACCGGACCGCAGCAATGCCGTCCATTGAGGAGGCGAAAAGGCAAGTCAAAGCTGGGCTGAAGAGCCAGCAACGGCACGAAGTAGATCACGACGCAGTCCTTGCCAGTCTCTGGGACGAGATCGATCATCACAACGAACAGAGAGAAGAGCCTTACGTGCCCGAGCGACATCGCGAGCGCCATCGAAGCAGGGAGGATGGCTCTGGGCGCAAGACATCCAAGTTCCGCTTCAAGGACGGTGCTGAGCCCAGAAAGCGAAGACACCGATCGCGAGATGGAGAGCGTCGAACACATCGCAAGCACAGGAAAGAGCGACACGATGAAGCACACTCGAATGGAGAGGCAGCACACCCGTTCCCGCGAGAGCCTACGAATCCTGACCGCGACGCAAACGGCAACGCCAATGCTGCCTTTCAGGAGTCTCTCTTCGACGCGCTCGCGGATGACGAAGGCGCTGCATATTGGGAGAGCGTCTACAGTCAGCCCATCCACGTCTTCCCGCGCCCCAGCGTGGTCAATGCCCGAGGCGAGTTGGAAGAGATGAACGATGAAGAGTATGCTGCCTATGTGCAAACCAAGATGTGGGAGAAGAACAATCCTCATATTGTGCTTGACcgtgagaagaaggagaagcaacgaaaggaagaggaggaggagaaggcccGACAGCGAGAGGAGTTCATCCGGCGCAAGCAGAGAGCAGCCTGGGAACGTGCTCAACACGACGGAGCGAAGAAATTCGCAGGCGTGGGCCACGACTACGATTACGTCTTTGACTTCGACGACAGGAAGGGCAGTGCATCGAAGCGTACCTCTGAAGGGTCTGCGCGTTCGCAAGAGTATGCTGATTCGTGGAAGCGATATCTGGCTGCCTGGGATACGCTTAAGCATGAGCTACTGAAGGGCGATGACAGCTCCGAACAACAAAATGATGCAAAGCCTCCTTCCAAGCGGATCCCCTGGCCGGTATTGGAGTCGAAACCAGTGATAAAGCCGAACATTGAAGAGTTCATGCGCAATATACCTGTGGATCCAGATGGTCGAACTaaggagcagcagctcaaAGCTGAACGTGTGAGATGGCATCCCGACAAAGTGCAGCAACGCTTCCGAGGACAGGTCGATGAGGGCACGATGAAGATTGTGACGGGGGTCTTCCAAGTCGTAGACGGATTGCTCGAAGCAGAGCGCAAGGCTTAGAGTGAACGCAACAACTGCAACATTAGGACTGTGGCACAGCATATTCTATAATAACAACGTTTACCGCGCGCAGCTTACTGTTCCTGAATCCTCTACCGTTGCTGACGTGTCCTTGACACTGTGCAGGACAGACTGAGCGCAGCCCGGGCAGCAGAATCGTCGTAGACCTTGTCTCCTTGTCTCAAACGCAGCATGAAAACTGCTTCAGCAGACGCCAAGTGATCATGCGGGACGCATTGGGCTCTCTTCGTATAGCGATGAGCGAAATGGTTCCGCAAAGCCCCACGGCGTTGAGAGTGGACCTGTGGGTGCGCGCACAGCGCGGAGGTCTTGCTCATGAAGAGATAGGATTCCGAGCAAATTTCCAGCGTGACTCGCAAATGCGTTCTGCTTAGGGGGCAAAGATACGCCGAGCGCGACGTCGAGTGATCGCCGGCTGGCGCTGCCTGTAGCGAGAGTGACTGACAAGCAAGACCCAGCCCGCGCTCACCGCGCGCGGCGGCGCAGCACAACATGAGAGAAGCATAGATCTAAAGTGCTTATTACGCTGTATGCCAGGGTTATGCTGGAGATGCGAGGAAACGGCGAGAAATGCACACCATAGCCGGGCGTGTCGCTTTTCACGGTTTCACCCACCGGGATCGTGTTCCTGCGTGCGATGCTTGAGAGGCACAATGACGACGCGCTGTGGGCTGTGCAGCTCTCTCTGTGTGTGTACGCCATCCTTCGTGCTTCACAGTCTCCTTGTCGCGGCGATTGTGACTGGTGGATCGAAAATCTGCCAACGCTTTTGTCGCAGGCTGTTACGGTGGCCTCATGTGTCATCCTGGAGCGAGCTAACTTTCAGGGTATTTCCGCTGATTTCCCCGTGGTGTAGCATAGTCGCTGAGATCTATCGCGGGCGAGGGGCAGCAGCCAAGAGATGCGGCACGTTGCAGCTCTCGGGCGACGATTGGTACAGGACTTCGATGGTCGCGTGGACGAGGCGTTGAGCAACGGTCCTTCTGAAGGATCGCGCCGACTGAACATGGCGGTTTTCTTttgctccagcagctgccCGCTTTCAAAAGGGCAGAGGCTAAGGTGAGAGTGCCGGGTCGACGCGTGGAGGTGGAACTGTTTCGCGGAACTCAATTGGCTCGCGTCTGGAGTTGCAGGGCTCGATCTCGACCAAGCGCCGACGCTGCGACCTTCACCTTTTAGCGAGACTCGGTGCATGGATTCACCCTCACCCCCCTTGGCAACCCGATGATGTACGAAGAAGGCGCAGTACGCTTCCGACTACACTTGTGTACCTAGCTGCCCTCGcctcgccgtcgtcgccCTACGTGTCTTCCTTCATGCATACCAGGTCCAGGCATCCGCGTCCGACAGCGCTTGTTACAGGTCCGCAGTACAAGTGCATCGCACGCTCAGCATCTTCCACTCACAGCTTCTTGGTCGCACTACCATGGTCGTCCTCATAACCTATTGACTCAGCTACCAATACCGACGGCACCGCACAATACGAGCCCGGAATTCCTTTGTTGTTGCTTTGTTCACTCCGGTCCTCTAGCCCCTGGATCGCGAGCACTTGCAACGCTGGCTACGGAAGGCATTCGGGGATCAACCTGCCAGTATGGCAGCGAAAGATGGAGCGGAGGAGGCACTATTATACCGCGAGCAATCTGGCAGCAGTGCGGAATACGACTCAGATACCGAGTATGAGCTGGACGACTACAATGGCATTGGTTCAATCATAGCGATCGCAAGGAGACGGACGCCAAAATGGTGGAGGTCGAGACATCGAAGGAGAGGCTCTGGTCCTCTTTTCCACGCGCCCCGGCGGCGACGGTCACCCTTGTGCAGATTGGTGCAGCTCATAGCACTTTTTCCCTATCTGATATTCGGACTCCTGTTGATCGCTGGTGTCTTCTTCCCAGGATACTCCCATGCGCCCCTGCGCTACCAGGAACTGCGCGATCGGGTTCTAGTGTACGGACAATCTGCCAACATTCACAACGAAAAGGTCTTCATTGCAGCGAGCTTATACGACCAGGAGGGCGAAGTAGTTTCAGGCGAATGGGGCCAATCGGTACTGCATCTGATCAATATTCTTGGACCACAGAACGTCTTCTTGAGCATATACGAAAACGACCCTGATCCTATGGCCAAGGCCGCGCTCGATTCATTCTCGAAGAATGTGACCTGTGCAAAATCCATTGTCGCAGAGACACTAGATCTTAGCAAGCTTCACCATGTTTCCACACCGGATGGTACAAAACGACTCAAGAGAATCGAATTCCTAGCGGATGTTCGAAATCGCGCGCTACGGCCTCTGGAGGACGCAAACTCGGTGGCGCACAGCACTCGATACGATAAGCTGCTGTACCTCAACGATGTGGTCTTTGACCCGATCGATGCGGCGAATTTGCTGTTCTCGACTAACGCAAACGAGCTCACCGGCAGGACACAGTATCGGGCAGCTTGTGCGACTGACTTCATTATGCCGTTCAAATTCTACGAC encodes:
- a CDS encoding uncharacterized protein (CAZy:GT69); the encoded protein is MAAKDGAEEALLYREQSGSSAEYDSDTEYELDDYNGIGSIIAIARRRTPKWWRSRHRRRGSGPLFHAPRRRRSPLCRLVQLIALFPYLIFGLLLIAGVFFPGYSHAPLRYQELRDRVLVYGQSANIHNEKVFIAASLYDQEGEVVSGEWGQSVLHLINILGPQNVFLSIYENDPDPMAKAALDSFSKNVTCAKSIVAETLDLSKLHHVSTPDGTKRLKRIEFLADVRNRALRPLEDANSVAHSTRYDKLLYLNDVVFDPIDAANLLFSTNANELTGRTQYRAACATDFIMPFKFYDTFATRDLEGYDMGVPFYPWFTGAGKAESRKDVLEQKDAVRVKSCWGGMVAFEAMWFQMDLHTLAGDNVLPSRLPKTQPAHLSYHPDPRDASHEVLHIDTFNSSLRFRAEHDTYWDGSECCLIHADLTAMDPASLPVNETGIYMNPYVRVAYSSSVLPWLHFVKRFERLYTPIHTIVDWIARRPSFNPRQFQEPGDEVIDEVWTWDAESLAAIRNGTDKSHSSLTGTYKEVKRTALPGGFCGARKMLYINEDPSNGLGKWASEKLPPVD